The Vibrio tubiashii DNA window GCAAACAGCAGCGCTAACCAGCCAAAAATTGAACCTGCCATAACTACCTCTCAGCCACCTGTGAATCCATCGAAGATGCCGACTTATTGCCATTGTGAAGCTGCTTCGCAATGCCCCACATTTTCTCTGCCTGTCTAAACACCATAAATACCCCACCAAGAGGCAAGCTGTAGTTCATCCAACTACTTGAGACACCTAAGGTAATCAGCTCAAAGAAAGCGGTACGCTGCACGTGTTGATAACCTAAATAGATAATTGCCATGATCGAAACTAAAACGGCCAACTCAAGCGAAAGTACCAAACATAGGCGTATCTTTTCAGGCAGTTTGTCCGAGAAAAAGGTGATATTGACGTGTGTGCTGCGCTTAATCGCAATGGCACACCCGATTAACGACATATACATAAACAGAACTCGGGCGAGTTCTTCACTCCAAAGGGAAGGATCATTCAGTAGCCAGCGGGTACCAATTTGCCAAGTCAGCACCACTAGCAGCGCCGCCATTAACGGCACAGTAATGATCTCTTCAATATTATTTATAATCTTACGTAACATCTTGAGCTCCATGGCTGGTCAAAAATGACCAGCCTGAATAGTAGAAATTAGCGTCAGCTAACTCCCCTTACATTGCTGCCAGCTTTTTAACGATAGGCTCGCCAATCTTGTCTTCAAACTCAGCGTATAGTGGCTGCATCGCTTCACGGAATGGCGCTAAGTCTGGATAAGTCACATTCACTCCCTCTTTTTCAAAGAAAGAGATCAGCTCAGCTTCTTGTTTTTTCACTGATGCGGTATGAGCTGCGCCTGCCTTCGCTACGGCTTTTTGCACAATCTCTTTGTCCGCATCCGACAGCTTTTGCCACGTTGACTCAGAAATGATCACCATCTGATCGTTAACAATGTGATTAGTCATTGCGAGGTTGCCTTGAACCTCATAGAACTTCATTGTTTTAATCGTTGGTAATGGGTTTTCTTGACCATCAACCGCATTGGTTTGCAGTGCTAGATACACTTCAGAGAAAGCCATCGGTGTTGGCGATGCGCCTGAAAGTTTTGCGTAGTTTAGGTTTGGTTTAGCGTTTGGAACTCGAAGCTTAAGACCTTTAAAGTCTGAGATGTTATTAAGAGGGCGGTTAGAGGTCGTTTCACGAGTACCGTTGTACCAAGTATCAAGTGCTCGCCAGTTAAACTTAGTCAGCATCTCTTGACGGATACCTTGACCAAATTCTGAATCAAACATACGACGCAAGTGTTCATAGTCACGTGCCACATACGGCAGAGTGACCGCTTCAGCGCGCGGAATCCAAAGTCCCATGCGGCCAAACTCAGCATAAGTGATATCGAGATCGCCCATGCTTAACTGTTGCAGCATCGCGCGGTCATCGCCTAGCTGAGCACTAGGGTAAAGCGAGAGTTTTATTTCTCCATTACTCATCTCTTCTAGTGTATCAGCCAATAGTTTGGCAGATGTGTACTCTACAGAACCCACGGATGCCTGCATCCCCATTTTTAGTGTCATTGCTGCGTGAACAGACGCAGCACACCCGAGAGTCAGCATAGCGAGAGTAATAGTGTTGATGGCTTTCATATTGTTCCCTTTTATTCGATTTATATCTTGTTTCACCGATTTCAAAAAAAACTTTTATTTTGTTTGAAAAAAATCTTCGTTATGGATTATTATTGCCGTGAAGATTATTTTCAAACCAACTTTTTACAAAATGTGATCGCGGACAAAAATTCGCCACCGGTTATTAATAGGCAGACGGATTAGACGAATTGTGATGGTTGTTCATTCACCGTCACTCCGCAATACAATGCTTAAGTTATGAGGCCCGTCGTGAGAACAAAAAATCAGAATATCAATGAGTTAAAGCAGTCTTTACAAGGTCAAACCGTCGTTTCTATCCAACCTGTAGTTGGTAGCCCGCTCGAAAAAACCGAGTTTATTGTTGCAATGGCTTTAGCTGCTGAACAAGCCGGAGCTAAAGCGCTTCGCATTGAAGGAGTTGAAAATGTTGCTGCTGTTTCAGGCGCTGTCAGCATACCAATTATCGGTATCGTGAAACGTGACTTGCAGGGCAGTCCTGTCCGGATCACACCTTTCGCTTCTGATGTTGATGATCTTGCCAATGCCGGAGCGACCGTAATCGCCTTTGATGCAACAAACAGAACGCGTCCAGAAAGCCGAGAGCATATTGCGTTAGCGATTAAAAACTCTGGATGTTTCGCTATGGCGGACAGCTCTTGCTTTGAAGATGGGGCTTGGGCACACAGCCAAGGCGTTGAAATTATTGGTTCAACCTTGTCAGGTTACGTGGGCGAGCAAGAACCTGTAGAGCCAGATTTGCAACTGGTTAAACAGTTTTCACAAGCGGGTTTCTTTACAATGGCGGAAGGACGCTACAACACACCAGAATTAGCCGCAAAAGCGATCGAATCTGGCGCTGTCGCGGTGACCGTTGGTAGCGCAATTACTCGCCTAGAGGTTGTCACTAACTGGTTCAACTCAGCGACACAAACCGCAGGAGCACAACAATGCGTACGCTAGCCATTGACATTGGTGGAACAAAAATCGCGTTAGGGTTCATTGAAAACAATAAATTGATTCAGCGCTGCCAAATTGCAACGCCTATTGCACACAGTGCTGAGCAGTTTGTCGAAACGATTCTCGGCAGTGCATCGCAGTGGCTCGAACATGTCGACAATATAGGTATTTCCACCACTGGGCTTGTTACACAACAAGGCATTTCGGCGATTAACCCCGAGACTTTGGCTTTCCCTACTCCTTTTCCACTCGCCCAAGTATTGCAATCCATCGTTGGCAAGCCGGTCTTAATGCTCAATGATGCGCAAGCGGCGGCTTGGTTTGAGTACACTATGCTAGAGACACCGGTTAAGAATATGGCCTTTATCACCGTGTCTACTGGTGTCGGTGGTGGCATCATTATTGACGGTCAACTTCATCAAGGACAAGGGGGGTTGGCTGGTCACGTCGGTCATATGGTTATTGATCCCAATGGCCCACAATGTGGCTGCGGACAAACAGGTTGCGTGGAATCGATAGCGTCTGGCACCGCAATTAAAAAAGCGAGTGACGCTGCCTTCTCCAATCCAATCAGCAATATTGAGCTATTTGAACAGGCGTCATCCAATCCAGAAGCCGAAACAATTATCAGTCAAAGTGCTAACGCTATTGCCACATTATGTTGTAACTTGAAAGCAAGCCTTGACCTCGACTTGATTGTGTTAGGAGGCGGAGTGGGACTTGCACGCAACTACATACAGCGCGTCGAGCAAGCTATTCAACGTCGTCCTAAAGCTTTTCAAATTCCTGTGCAGGCAGCCAAAGGAAATTACGACGCTTGCCTATTAGGCGCTGCGTTTCAGTTTAAGGAGTAATCCATGGCACTCAAAGCCATTTCTGCACCACGTATTTTCGACGGTGAGCAATACCACAATGATGCCGCGTTAGTCTGGAAGGATGAACAGATCGAATCCATTGTGGCTATCGACAATCTACCGCAAGGTATCGACCACCAGCATTTCGAAGGGGCGCTGATAGCACCTGGATTTATCGATATTCAGGTCAATGGTGGCGGCGATGTCATGTTCAACAACGACATTACGCCACAAGGCATTGAGACAATTTGCCACGCCCATCGAACTCATGGCACAGCCTATTTATTGCCGACCTTGATCAGCGCAACACCTGACAATATACAACAAGCGCTATCTGCCACCGAGAGAGGGCTCAAAGCCAAGATCTCCGGACTGCTTGGGGTACATTTGGAAGGACCTTGGCTCAACAAAGAGAAGAGAGGCGCGCACAATGCCAATCTTTTTTACGCGCCAACCGTCAACCAATTGGATCAATTTGAGTGGCCAACGCAGGGTAAAGTACTGGTTACCGCTGCGGTAGAAAACATCGAGCCATCTGCTCTACAGTGGATAAAAGATAAGGGTATTACCCTATCCTGTGGTCATAGTAATGCCAAAGCGGAGCAATTGACTGAAGATAAACTCTCGTTAGTGGATGGCTTTACTCATCTGTTTAATGCGATGTCACCTTTTGAAGGTCGCGAGCCTGGCGTGGTGGGAACTGCTTTAAACAGTGACCACGCGTGGTGCTCGATCATCACTGACGGTATTCATGTCCACCCGCAAAGCTTCCTTCTTGCGCAAAAGGCGAAACCTCAAGGCAAGCTACTGATTGTTACCGACGCCATGGCGACTCTAGGAAGCAAAACCAATCAGTTTGAGCTTGATGGCGAAACAATTCGAGTTATCGACAACAAACTGGTCAACAGTCGAGGAAGTTTAGCTGGTGCGCACATCGGCATGGATGAATCCGTTGCCAATGTGATTCAGTGGGGAATTACAGAGGAAGAAGCGCTGAAAATGGCGTCTACCTATCCTGCCAACGCCCTATCATGCGATAATCTAGGAAAGCTCAAACCTAATTTCCGCGCAGCGGCGACAGTGTTAGATGACAACTATCGCAGCCAAGCGGTACTCGTCGATGGTCAGCTTTATTAACAATTAGGAGGTCCCCACCTCCTAATTCTTACGAAGCAAACTTGCTATCACTAGCAGCAAACCGCTCATAAGAAGGGCTGCACCTAAGTTCTGCATAAAACCAACAGCGGATAAACCAAAACCGATCAGCAAATAATAGAGCAAGCCAAACAGTGCACCAGCACTACCAGTCTGTGATTTATACCCTGCTAAGGCTTGGCTCAATATATTTGGAATCCCTACACCAAATGAAGCAACTACCAATAGCATTGGAGCTAGCAGGGCAACTCCGTCTTGAAGCAACCACACCATAATCGACCCGAATATAGCACCCCATGCCGACAGTTGAACCAAGAGTTTTGACTCATAACTTCGGGCAAGAAGCCCCTTGTTTAGCCAACTACCTGCGAAAGTTCCTACTGCTAAGATAATCCCGCTGTATCCAAATTGTTTGCTGGTATACCCCATAGCATCAAAGATAAATGGACCAAGCAAATAGTAGCTGAACAATAAAACATTAAAACAAGCCACCATTATCCCATCTATCCAGATGTTTCTGTTTGCTAGCATTTGCTTGGCAAGTGAAACTATGTGGATGTCGCCTTTCATAGCAAGCTTGGTTTCCGGTAAACTCACTAAGCAAAGTAGGAACAAAGCTATCGCCATAATTGATAAAGAGAGAAACACGGCTTTGTGACCTCCAGTATCAGCGAGTACTCCTCCAAACATTAACCCAATAACCGGACTCAGTGATATACCGATCCCCATCAAACTAAATACTTTGGCTAACCGTGCACCATCATAGCTATCACGTAGCATAGTCTGGGTAACTACTGAACCAACCGCTGCCCCAAAGGCACTCAGTGCACGCATGAGTAGAAGTGTTTCAAACTGCGAGCACTGCATAGCACCAACAGCTGCTACGCCGTAAACCACTAGCCCTAATAACATTGAATATCTTCGCCCTAAATAATCAGCAGCCACTCCCCAAAACACGACACCTAGTGCGAAGGCACTAAAGTAAATCGATAGAGTTTGTGCAGCAGTATTACTCGCAACATTAAAAGCGAGGGCAATGTGGGGTAAGGCGGGGCTGTATATAGTCTCAACAATTTGCGGAAACATCATCAGAGCTAGCATTACCCCAACGGAAGGAGTCTTATTCATTACAATATCCCAACTAGAAAAAGTGGGCGTAGTTTAGACAAGAGTGCTAAAGTCCCAATAACGACATTGGAACAATAAACTTCAATATAAGAACAAATGGCGCTAATCAATGACAAGTCCGAATTTGACGTCGATACACTAGATAACACAGTGATCGGAATCGCGGCTCGAATCGGCAAGCATGATTCAGGGATGCATATCCACAGTAAATCCCAACTTCTCTATGCTCCTGAAGGGTGTATCAGCATACAGTTGGACGATAAAAAAAGTGTCTTGCCCCCCACCCGTGCTGCTTGGATACCTGCGGGCGTGCGCCACTGTGCAACCATGAACAACGTCGTTGAATATCGTTCACTCTATTTCGAAGAAAACATAGTCGCGTCGTTCAACGAAGTGAAAGTCATCTCTGTAAACTCACTGCTTAAGGCTCTGATCGAGCGAATGTCTTTTTGGCAATGGGACAAGCCTAAGCGAGAAATGCACGCGACACTCCAACTGTTTCTGGAAGAGCTTCAATCTGCGTCCGAATATCAACTGACGCTACCTTTTCCTAACGATCCTAGACTCAATCAATGGCTTGATTCACTTCAAAAACCGGACTCTAACGTGCCAAATTTGAACAACTTAGCCAAACAGATTGGCGCTAGCAGCAAAACAATAAGTCGCATATTCTCCAACCAAGCGGGGATGCCGTACCAGTCATGGCGACAGCAATGGAGACTATTGAAATCAATAGAGCTTCTTTCTCAAGGAAAACAGGTCAACGATGTCGCTTACCAATTAGACTTTTCAAATGATAGCGCTTTCATCACATTCTTTAAGCAACAAACAGGGACTACGCCGCTCCAATATATGCGCACAACAACTTGATTCATTTGCAGATTACTCTAACAATGACCTATCAATGAGGGAAAGCCTATGTCCGACAAAATCTCAACAACTGCATTAGCCAAATTACGTGAACTGGAACCTAAGCAATTGTTCAATGAACTGAAATCTGCGGGTTACATTAATCGTGCTGAGGACAGCTGGGTTTTGACCGAGATCGGAGCCAAGTTCGGTGGCGAATACGTTGAGCACCCGAAGTTTGGTAAGTTCATTGTCTGGCC harbors:
- a CDS encoding TRAP transporter small permease, which gives rise to MLRKIINNIEEIITVPLMAALLVVLTWQIGTRWLLNDPSLWSEELARVLFMYMSLIGCAIAIKRSTHVNITFFSDKLPEKIRLCLVLSLELAVLVSIMAIIYLGYQHVQRTAFFELITLGVSSSWMNYSLPLGGVFMVFRQAEKMWGIAKQLHNGNKSASSMDSQVAER
- a CDS encoding sialic acid TRAP transporter substrate-binding protein SiaP; the encoded protein is MKAINTITLAMLTLGCAASVHAAMTLKMGMQASVGSVEYTSAKLLADTLEEMSNGEIKLSLYPSAQLGDDRAMLQQLSMGDLDITYAEFGRMGLWIPRAEAVTLPYVARDYEHLRRMFDSEFGQGIRQEMLTKFNWRALDTWYNGTRETTSNRPLNNISDFKGLKLRVPNAKPNLNYAKLSGASPTPMAFSEVYLALQTNAVDGQENPLPTIKTMKFYEVQGNLAMTNHIVNDQMVIISESTWQKLSDADKEIVQKAVAKAGAAHTASVKKQEAELISFFEKEGVNVTYPDLAPFREAMQPLYAEFEDKIGEPIVKKLAAM
- a CDS encoding putative N-acetylmannosamine-6-phosphate 2-epimerase, whose product is MRPVVRTKNQNINELKQSLQGQTVVSIQPVVGSPLEKTEFIVAMALAAEQAGAKALRIEGVENVAAVSGAVSIPIIGIVKRDLQGSPVRITPFASDVDDLANAGATVIAFDATNRTRPESREHIALAIKNSGCFAMADSSCFEDGAWAHSQGVEIIGSTLSGYVGEQEPVEPDLQLVKQFSQAGFFTMAEGRYNTPELAAKAIESGAVAVTVGSAITRLEVVTNWFNSATQTAGAQQCVR
- a CDS encoding N-acetylmannosamine kinase — translated: MRTLAIDIGGTKIALGFIENNKLIQRCQIATPIAHSAEQFVETILGSASQWLEHVDNIGISTTGLVTQQGISAINPETLAFPTPFPLAQVLQSIVGKPVLMLNDAQAAAWFEYTMLETPVKNMAFITVSTGVGGGIIIDGQLHQGQGGLAGHVGHMVIDPNGPQCGCGQTGCVESIASGTAIKKASDAAFSNPISNIELFEQASSNPEAETIISQSANAIATLCCNLKASLDLDLIVLGGGVGLARNYIQRVEQAIQRRPKAFQIPVQAAKGNYDACLLGAAFQFKE
- the nagA gene encoding N-acetylglucosamine-6-phosphate deacetylase; amino-acid sequence: MALKAISAPRIFDGEQYHNDAALVWKDEQIESIVAIDNLPQGIDHQHFEGALIAPGFIDIQVNGGGDVMFNNDITPQGIETICHAHRTHGTAYLLPTLISATPDNIQQALSATERGLKAKISGLLGVHLEGPWLNKEKRGAHNANLFYAPTVNQLDQFEWPTQGKVLVTAAVENIEPSALQWIKDKGITLSCGHSNAKAEQLTEDKLSLVDGFTHLFNAMSPFEGREPGVVGTALNSDHAWCSIITDGIHVHPQSFLLAQKAKPQGKLLIVTDAMATLGSKTNQFELDGETIRVIDNKLVNSRGSLAGAHIGMDESVANVIQWGITEEEALKMASTYPANALSCDNLGKLKPNFRAAATVLDDNYRSQAVLVDGQLY
- a CDS encoding multidrug effflux MFS transporter, whose protein sequence is MNKTPSVGVMLALMMFPQIVETIYSPALPHIALAFNVASNTAAQTLSIYFSAFALGVVFWGVAADYLGRRYSMLLGLVVYGVAAVGAMQCSQFETLLLMRALSAFGAAVGSVVTQTMLRDSYDGARLAKVFSLMGIGISLSPVIGLMFGGVLADTGGHKAVFLSLSIMAIALFLLCLVSLPETKLAMKGDIHIVSLAKQMLANRNIWIDGIMVACFNVLLFSYYLLGPFIFDAMGYTSKQFGYSGIILAVGTFAGSWLNKGLLARSYESKLLVQLSAWGAIFGSIMVWLLQDGVALLAPMLLVVASFGVGIPNILSQALAGYKSQTGSAGALFGLLYYLLIGFGLSAVGFMQNLGAALLMSGLLLVIASLLRKN
- a CDS encoding AraC family transcriptional regulator; the protein is MALINDKSEFDVDTLDNTVIGIAARIGKHDSGMHIHSKSQLLYAPEGCISIQLDDKKSVLPPTRAAWIPAGVRHCATMNNVVEYRSLYFEENIVASFNEVKVISVNSLLKALIERMSFWQWDKPKREMHATLQLFLEELQSASEYQLTLPFPNDPRLNQWLDSLQKPDSNVPNLNNLAKQIGASSKTISRIFSNQAGMPYQSWRQQWRLLKSIELLSQGKQVNDVAYQLDFSNDSAFITFFKQQTGTTPLQYMRTTT